TTATTTCCTTTACTGTGTCCATTAAAGTTGGTGGAACATGGGTACTGTTTTATGTAACGGATAATTAATTGCTTAATTATCTAATTTCAATTGTTTGTAATTTTCAGTTATTTGTAATTTGGCTATTTAAAGCCTCGTTCTAATGAGTAAAACAGATTAAGTTTCATGAAGTTCTTGTTCATTACTTGGAGAGATTCCAAATGAGTTTTCAGATATTGGTGAGATTCTAATTTCTGAAAGCAAAAATTGTTTGCAATTTTTATTGAGACACCAATGGCATTCTTACCCTTCAAAATCATTGCCAACTAGTTTACAGGTGGATAAGCTAGTTGAACTTCACATGGCAAACAGTAGCATTGAGCAATTATGGTATGGGTGTAAGGTGAGATCAACTAATTTAAGGgcctttgtatttctttttatcgTTTTCCTATATATGTATGATAGAAGCATCCATATTTCTTCTCCCCTGCCTGATTGCAGAGTTCggttaatttgaaaatcatcaaTCTCAGCAACTCACTAAACATGTCCAAGACTCCAGATCTTACTGGAATTCCGAATCTCGAGAGTCTGATTCTTGAAGGTTGTACAAGTTTATCTGAGGTCCATCCATCACTTGGACATCATAATAAGCTTCAGTATGTGAATCTTGTGAACTGCAATAGTATTAGGATTCTCCCAAACAATTTAGAAATGGAATCACTTAAAGTTTTCACTCTTGATGGCTGCTCAAAACTTGACAAGTTTCCAGATATAGTAGGAAACATGAACAAATTAATGGTGCTTCGCTTGGATGAGACTGGTATTACAAAACTATCTTCATCGATTCATCATTTTATTGGCTTAGGTCTTTTGAGCATGAACAACTGCAAGAACCTTGAAAGCATTCCAAGTAGCATAGGTTttttgaaatcccttaaaaagCTTGATCTATCTGGCTGCTCTCAACTTAAATATATACCAGAGAATTTGGGGAAAGTTGAAAGTTTGGAGGAGTTTGATGGAAGTGGAACTTCAATAAGACAACTGCCAGCatcgatttttcttttaaaaaatcttaaagtaTTATCTTTGGATGGATGCGAAAGAATAGATGTGCTGCCTTCTTTGTTTGGTCTGTGTTCTTTAGAAGTACTGGGTTTATGCGCTTGCAATCTAAGAGAAGGGGCACTTCCTGAAGATATTGGCTGCTTATCTTCATTGAGGTCTTTAGATCTAAGCCAGAATAACTTTGTTAGCCTGcctaaaaacataaatcagCTTTCTGAACTGGAAATGCTCGTCTTGGAGGATTGCAGGATGCTTGAATCACTACCTGAGGTTCCGTCTAAAGTTCAAATGGTAAATTTGAACGGTTGCATGCGCCTAAAAGAAATTCCAGATCCGATAAAGCTAAGCAGTCCCAAAAGATCAGAGTTCATATGTCTTAACTGTTGGGAATTGTACAAGCATAATGGCCAAGACAGCATGGGATTCACCATGCTTGGAAGATACCTCCAGGTCTTCTTTTAATCATACCCCAACCTCTCtgtatctctctccctctccttctCTCCATCTAACATTTTGGTTTTTCATGGTATAGGGTTTGTCTAATCCAAGACCTGGATTTGGTATCGTTGTTCCAGGAAATGAAATTCCAGGCTGGTTTAACCATCAAAGTAAGGGATCTTCAATTAGTGTGCAAGTGCCTAGTTTGAGCATGGGGTTTGTTGCGTGTGTTGCATTTAGTGCAAATGGTGAAAGTCCTTCTCTTTCTTGTCATTTCAAAGCCAATGGAAGAGAGAATTATCCTTTGCCGATGTGTATTAGTTGTAACTCTATCCAAGTTCTGTCAGATCACCTTTGGCTATTCTATCTATCTTTTGATTACCTTAAAGAGCTTAAAGAATGGAAGCATGCATCCTTTAGCAACATTGAGTTGTTATTTCATTCTTACAAGCCAGGAGTAAAGGTGAAGAATTgtggtgtttgtttgttatcttCTATATATATTACACCACAACCATCTTCTGCCCATTTTATTGTTACAAGCAAAGAAGCAGCTCCTTCATTTAAAGCTTCTTTAGCTTTTTCTTCGTCGTACCATCAATGGAAGGCTAATGTCTTTAGAGTTGCAGACACTCGTCGCAGACTTTTAAAGTCAGATCTAGCCCTAAGATTCATTATGCTAGTTGAGAAGGAACCAGAGAAAGTAATGGCAATTAGATCAAGACTCTTTAAGGCCATTGAAaaatcaaggttgtcaattattatattttcaattgattgTGCTTCTCTACCTTGGTGCTTTGAAGAGCTTGTCAAGATTATCGGATTCATGGATGAGATGAGATCAGACACCATGTTTCCATTTTCTCATGATGTCGAACAATCAAAGATAGATGATCATAAAGAGAGTTACACAATTGTCTTTGATAAGAATGAAGAGAATTTCAGGGAAAACGAGGAGAAGGTACAAAGATGGATGAATATTCTCAGTAAAGTTGAGATTTCATCTGGATCGAAAAGGTAAtaattacttcttcttcttcttctttttttgtgtagCTCGATTTATCAATCACTTCAAGTAAATGAAACTGAGAATGCTGAAATATCGACTTTCAAAACTTAATGttaacaaatcttttttttttcatgggaaaaACACCATGCAAATTCAGTTCACAATGGGGTTGCAAGTTTCTTTTATTAAGGTAGATtatgaatttaagaaaaattaatattaaactcaattgagTTTATAGTCTAGATTAAACTCATATATTTTACAACGGACGACTCTGAATCTGAATGGATTGGATACTGTTCAACCCTACAAAtgcattaataattttaaagtttgaaaaaattCCCATTATGCCAAGCtatgtatacacacacacaacactTCTGACTTCTCCTTCTCACTCTCAGCAGCGTAGGAGCTCCAGCAACGCAGCAGCGGCAGCAGATCCGGCATCCCCAGCTGCTCGAGCGGCGGCTGGGATGGCTCAAGCTGTTCAAGAAGCGGCAACGAAAGCACGGGCACTTGTCTGAGCAGCAGCAGGTGCAGCTCGAGAAGCAGGAGCTCCAGCGGCGGCAGCAGCTGCTCGAGCAGCGGCACCAGCAGCTGTTCGagcagcagctgcagctgctgctcgagcaccagcaccagcagcTCCCTGGGTTTTGGTTAGGAATTTAACTTGCTTTAGCTTGAAGATCTTCGTCAGTTTTGCTCATGGTTTTGGTTTGGGGTAATTAGATTCACATTTTACTATGTATGGATTTTGCTTGTATGATTGGTGATGCAATTGAGCAGGAGGtaagtaatttttaatgttttatatttacttgCGGTTTGATTTGTAGACAGAGGACAATGAGTgcccatataaaaatattgaaagataagggAAAGCATAAAGTttcttaaatttacttttagacAACCTTCATCTGAGGTGATGAACTAGGAAGAAAGATGAAAGTTACTATGTACAATTATGAGGTAAAAATCAGCTATGGAGCTAGTAGTGCCtggaaaattagattttgaagttACGTTCCGTAAAGTTTTGTCGAATGTTGAATGGGTTTTTtctggatttcttttttatatattattagtttttactTTCAGTCCAAGTTCTTCTGTTGTTCATAGTTCCAGGGAGGACACTAAATGCAGGTAGGAAAAACAATGTAGTGTAATGCTCtgtttgttttaagaaaaacgaattcctggaattcgttttccttactttcccatgtttggtaaCAATATAGAACAGTAAATCAACGA
This DNA window, taken from Populus alba chromosome 17, ASM523922v2, whole genome shotgun sequence, encodes the following:
- the LOC140954875 gene encoding uncharacterized protein isoform X1 — encoded protein: MGFVACVAFSANGESPSLSCHFKANGRENYPLPMCISCNSIQVLSDHLWLFYLSFDYLKELKEWKHASFSNIELLFHSYKPGVKVKNCGVCLLSSIYITPQPSSAHFIVTSKEAAPSFKASLAFSSSYHQWKANVFRVADTRRRLLKSDLALRFIMLVEKEPEKVMAIRSRLFKAIEKSRLSIIIFSIDCASLPWCFEELVKIIGFMDEMRSDTMFPFSHDVEQSKIDDHKESYTIVFDKNEENFRENEEKVQRWMNILSKVEISSGSKSSVGAPATQQRQQIRHPQLLERRLGWLKLFKKRQRKHGHLSEQQQVQLEKQELQRRQQLLEQRHQQLFEQQLQLLLEHQHQQLPGFWLGI
- the LOC140954875 gene encoding uncharacterized protein isoform X2 yields the protein MGFVACVAFSANGESPSLSCHFKANGRENYPLPMCISCNSIQVLSDHLWLFYLSFDYLKELKEWKHASFSNIELLFHSYKPGVKVKNCGVCLLSSIYITPQPSSAHFIVTSKEAAPSFKASLAFSSSYHQWKANVFRVADTRRRLLKSDLALRFIMLVEKEPEKVMAIRSRLFKAIEKSRLSIIIFSIDCASLPWCFEELVKIIGFMDEMRSDTMFPFSHDVEQSKIDDHKESYTIVFDKNEENFRENEEKVQRWMNILSKVEISSGSKSVGAPATQQRQQIRHPQLLERRLGWLKLFKKRQRKHGHLSEQQQVQLEKQELQRRQQLLEQRHQQLFEQQLQLLLEHQHQQLPGFWLGI